In the genome of Desulfofarcimen acetoxidans DSM 771, one region contains:
- a CDS encoding adenine deaminase C-terminal domain-containing protein — protein MNLRTDYSAAYREVVDTARGLRSADAYIINGTVINVYTGELIKSNVAVCGKYIAYVGESDRSLGQDTEVIDASGRFLCPGYIEPHGHPFLMYNPVSLSDKILPLGTTMMVADNLFFFRALGPEGFETVIEDLKKLPLKLFWSVRLDAQASSARLDAVFSPENISRLVNNRSVLQVGEITDWPSLLNGKPGMVEGILAALKTGKKAEGHAPGASQDTLNTLAAAGITACHESISGEEVLRRLRLGMYANLRHSSLRPDLPRLIKALLAAGVPLNRAMLTTDGPSPAYLAKGFTDYVLRTAMEAGLNPVTAYQMATLNAATYYGLDNLVGGIAPGCHADILLLEELDNPTPVLVMADGKVFADKTLNGCPGKSDFSKTDGFTVNWEKYGLGPIPRQTVSPDFFSIQATGRPFPVMYLENPVITRRRDKELPVRHGLLDIGGIPGLQYAALLDYGCSWVCGGVLSGFADHIGGLASSVSIAGNLVVIGSSREDMSMAANRLYELGGGIVIYEAGACIFELPLPLNGSITAEPVDCLVRKCLLFAEILKKKGHRFHDPVYTVLFLSTAHLPELRLSPEGLWEVKTKKVLLPIQKLK, from the coding sequence TTGAATTTAAGAACTGATTATTCCGCTGCTTACCGGGAAGTTGTTGATACAGCCAGGGGCCTCAGGTCTGCCGATGCATATATAATAAACGGCACTGTAATAAATGTTTATACGGGGGAATTGATTAAGTCTAATGTCGCGGTGTGCGGTAAGTATATTGCTTATGTGGGTGAATCTGATAGGTCGCTGGGTCAGGATACTGAAGTTATAGATGCTTCCGGCAGGTTTCTCTGTCCGGGTTACATAGAACCGCACGGGCATCCTTTTTTAATGTATAACCCGGTCAGTTTGTCTGATAAAATATTGCCGCTGGGTACTACTATGATGGTGGCAGATAATCTTTTCTTTTTTCGGGCGCTGGGTCCGGAGGGTTTTGAGACGGTTATTGAGGATTTGAAAAAACTGCCGTTAAAGCTTTTTTGGAGTGTTCGCCTGGACGCGCAGGCCTCCTCAGCCAGGCTTGATGCTGTTTTTTCTCCTGAAAATATCAGCCGACTGGTAAATAACCGGTCGGTTTTACAGGTAGGTGAGATCACTGATTGGCCTTCTTTGTTAAATGGAAAGCCGGGTATGGTTGAAGGAATTCTGGCAGCTTTAAAAACCGGTAAGAAAGCTGAGGGACATGCTCCCGGCGCTTCCCAGGACACCCTCAACACTTTGGCCGCCGCGGGTATTACTGCCTGTCATGAGAGTATTTCAGGGGAAGAGGTCTTGCGCAGGTTGAGGCTTGGTATGTATGCAAATTTAAGGCACAGCTCTTTACGACCTGATTTACCCCGGCTGATTAAAGCTTTACTGGCGGCGGGTGTGCCTCTTAACCGGGCCATGTTGACCACAGACGGGCCTTCTCCCGCTTATTTGGCAAAGGGCTTTACTGATTATGTATTAAGAACTGCCATGGAGGCGGGGTTAAATCCCGTTACCGCTTATCAAATGGCTACTCTGAATGCAGCCACCTATTATGGTTTAGATAATCTGGTGGGGGGAATTGCTCCTGGCTGCCATGCGGATATATTATTGTTGGAGGAACTGGATAACCCTACTCCGGTGCTGGTTATGGCTGACGGAAAAGTATTCGCCGATAAGACACTTAACGGTTGCCCGGGGAAAAGTGATTTTTCGAAAACTGATGGGTTTACTGTCAATTGGGAGAAATATGGTTTGGGACCGATTCCGCGCCAAACAGTATCCCCTGATTTTTTCAGCATTCAGGCTACGGGCAGGCCTTTTCCGGTGATGTATTTGGAAAACCCGGTTATTACCAGAAGAAGGGATAAAGAACTGCCGGTAAGACACGGTTTGCTGGATATCGGCGGCATACCGGGATTGCAATATGCGGCCCTGCTCGATTACGGGTGCAGCTGGGTTTGCGGCGGTGTTTTGAGCGGTTTTGCCGATCATATAGGCGGGCTGGCCAGTTCTGTCAGTATTGCGGGCAACCTGGTTGTTATCGGCAGCAGCCGGGAGGATATGTCTATGGCGGCAAATCGTTTGTATGAGTTGGGCGGCGGTATAGTTATTTATGAAGCAGGTGCCTGTATATTTGAACTGCCCTTGCCCCTAAACGGCAGTATTACTGCTGAACCGGTTGATTGCCTGGTGAGAAAGTGCCTGCTTTTTGCAGAAATCCTGAAAAAGAAGGGACATAGATTTCATGATCCTGTGTATACAGTACTCTTTTTATCCACAGCCCATTTGCCGGAGTTAAGGCTTTCTCCCGAGGGACTCTGGGAAGTTAAGACGAAAAAGGTGCTGCTGCCGATTCAAAAGTTAAAATAA
- a CDS encoding sigma-54-dependent transcriptional regulator, with translation MTDSKILIIDNDISSCRTMERAIQQEGYQAIIATNEPDAVSLLIKEMFYLVFLGLETDNNDPLINIKSFSPSVPIIMLAHQGTIEKAIDALKKGAMDYMTKPVNPEKLKNILKTLSASHKNKLSSTQDYNYILGETPAIIEINRLIEKVAATNATVLITGESGTGKEVAAMSIHRASQRCNNPFVTVNCVALPEQLLESELFGHEKGAFTGAFTKRQGRFELAHTGTVFLDEIGDMPLTMQAKLLRILQEKSFERVGGTETLNIDVRVIAATNKNLSDAVMNGMFREDLYYRLNVIHIHLPPLRERKEDIPLLVSHFLDKLSHTYQAKKVSGEAMRLLYNYCWPGNIREMQNIIERAVIISQDLEILPVHLPPELQKSSAATVEPIIRLPDEGISLVEVEKQLIIMALQKSKGNQTKAAQLLGITRSALLYRTQKYGIPLIT, from the coding sequence ATGACAGACTCCAAAATATTAATAATTGATAACGATATAAGCTCTTGCCGAACAATGGAACGGGCTATCCAACAAGAAGGCTATCAAGCCATAATCGCCACTAACGAGCCGGACGCTGTCTCGCTTTTAATAAAAGAAATGTTTTACTTAGTCTTTCTAGGCCTGGAAACAGATAATAATGATCCGCTCATAAATATAAAAAGCTTTTCCCCTTCTGTTCCGATAATTATGCTAGCTCACCAGGGTACTATTGAAAAGGCTATTGACGCTCTTAAAAAAGGTGCCATGGATTACATGACGAAACCGGTAAATCCGGAAAAATTAAAGAATATCCTCAAAACACTGTCTGCCAGCCACAAAAATAAATTAAGCTCTACTCAAGACTATAACTATATATTGGGAGAAACTCCAGCGATAATAGAAATTAACAGGCTAATCGAAAAAGTAGCAGCCACAAACGCCACTGTTTTAATTACAGGAGAAAGCGGCACCGGCAAAGAAGTAGCCGCTATGTCCATACACAGGGCCAGCCAACGCTGCAACAATCCCTTTGTTACCGTAAACTGTGTGGCACTTCCGGAACAGCTTTTAGAAAGCGAGCTGTTCGGGCATGAAAAAGGTGCTTTTACAGGGGCTTTTACCAAAAGACAGGGCAGGTTTGAATTAGCGCATACAGGTACGGTTTTTCTTGACGAAATCGGTGATATGCCTTTAACTATGCAGGCAAAACTGCTTCGCATATTGCAGGAAAAATCTTTTGAAAGAGTTGGCGGAACAGAAACACTCAATATTGATGTCAGGGTAATTGCAGCCACTAACAAAAATCTGTCTGATGCTGTGATGAACGGTATGTTTCGGGAAGACCTGTACTACAGGTTAAACGTAATCCATATCCACCTTCCTCCTCTGAGAGAGAGAAAGGAAGACATACCGCTCTTAGTTTCGCATTTTTTAGATAAATTATCACATACCTATCAGGCTAAAAAAGTATCCGGAGAAGCTATGCGGCTTCTTTATAATTACTGCTGGCCCGGCAATATCCGTGAAATGCAAAATATAATCGAAAGGGCCGTAATTATAAGTCAGGACCTGGAAATACTTCCCGTGCATTTACCTCCGGAACTGCAAAAGTCCTCTGCCGCCACTGTTGAACCAATCATAAGATTGCCCGACGAGGGAATCTCACTGGTGGAAGTAGAAAAACAACTTATCATCATGGCACTGCAAAAAAGCAAAGGCAATCAGACCAAAGCAGCTCAATTGCTGGGCATAACCCGTTCGGCTTTACTCTATCGCACACAAAAATATGGGATTCCCCTAATAACCTGA
- a CDS encoding cyclic nucleotide-binding/CBS domain-containing protein gives MSSLKQEKKIRDIMVAIKQFPAVKSTSLIKEAVCLIQKAQESQSPDCGILLVIDDTQNWIGVTDRKMVLRTLGLYLENHICRSGGEVYSDRAPPFEPGLFTECCRLQLARCVEEIMYPREVVIIGIDDDLPQALHLMTEGEVDSLVVVENNEPIGVVHSVDVFNEIGRSV, from the coding sequence ATGAGCAGCCTTAAACAGGAAAAAAAAATAAGAGATATAATGGTTGCTATAAAACAGTTCCCGGCTGTTAAAAGCACCAGTCTGATTAAGGAAGCTGTTTGTTTGATTCAAAAAGCGCAGGAGAGTCAAAGCCCTGACTGTGGCATTCTTCTGGTTATTGACGATACTCAAAACTGGATTGGGGTTACAGACAGAAAAATGGTTCTCCGAACACTGGGTTTATATTTGGAAAACCATATCTGCCGTTCGGGAGGTGAGGTATATTCAGACAGGGCACCGCCTTTTGAACCGGGGTTATTCACCGAGTGCTGCCGCCTGCAGTTAGCCAGATGTGTTGAAGAAATTATGTACCCGAGGGAAGTAGTCATTATAGGGATTGATGATGATCTGCCGCAGGCTTTGCATTTAATGACCGAGGGGGAGGTTGATTCGTTAGTTGTAGTGGAAAATAATGAACCTATCGGGGTTGTTCACTCAGTGGATGTATTTAATGAGATTGGCAGGAGTGTTTAG